In a single window of the Drosophila albomicans strain 15112-1751.03 chromosome 3, ASM965048v2, whole genome shotgun sequence genome:
- the LOC117567329 gene encoding NADH dehydrogenase [ubiquinone] flavoprotein 1, mitochondrial produces MNTLLLRQQFSLNCRKPFCLTFPYLQCGLGKRTNRIGEQPTLEVGKRELELLDMRRNVGELRAMTLFLAMRENTSASTTRKYKHWTHVPLAKSMSSNEAGKSVDDSEIKLPKEETESKMNKNCAKITSISEVRMSVPEVSKKRKEKMLARIKEKQGEYIILDPFSVEEEVKHKEYTKFPLKTQRDPLKFPVNERLAETKDSELEAVLEAAKRKAAEIKVLDPHSLTRKKHAKKSNEKLGALGSKPKVTSGPSGAKSYSTAAKSTGGATKPPPPPMELPPGTPPPQTKTKFGPLADADRIFTNLYGRHDWRLKEAMKRGDWYKTREIVEKGSAWIINEVKTSGLRGRGGAGFPSGLKWSFMNKPPDGRPKFLLVNADEGEPGTCKDREILRHDPHKLIEGCLIAGCAMGANTGFIYIRGEFFNEACNLQYAIVEAYKAGYLGKNACGSGYEFDLYVQRGAGAYVCGEETSLIESVEGKAGKPRNKPPFPADIGVFGCPSTVTNVETVAVAPAICRRGGKWFASFGRTRNSGTKLFNISGHVNTPCTFEEEMSMTTRELIERHAGGVIGGWENLLAIIPGGSSTPCITQKDAETSIHDYDGLMAVKSSLGTGAMIVMNKSTDIIKAIARLAAFYKHESCGQCTPCREGLHWVNLIMQRFVTGRAQVGEIDMLWELTKQIEGHTICALGDGAAWPPQGLIRHFRPVIEQRIKEREACDKAEAAAKAPINV; encoded by the coding sequence ATGAATACTTTGCTGCTGCGTCAACAATTTTCGCTAAATTGCAGAAAACCCTTTTGCCTGACCTTTCCATATCTACAATGTGGACTGGGAAAAAGAACAAATAGAATAGGCGAGCAGCCAACACTTGAAGTTGGCAAAAGGGAGCTGGAATTGTTGGATATGCGAAGAAACGTTGGCGAATTGCGAGCAATGACGCTGTTCTTGGCGATGAGGGAAAACACGAGTGCGTCGACAACACGAAAGTATAAACATTGGACACACGTGCCACTGGCAAAAAGCATGAGCAGTAACGAAGCTGGAAAGTCTGTAGATGACAGTGAAATAAAGCTCCCAAAAGAAGAAACTGAATCTAAGATGAACAAGAATTGCGCTAAGATTACCTCAATAAGTGAGGTGAGGATGTCAGTGCCCGAGGTGTCGAAGAAGCGCAAAGAAAAAATGCTGGCACGCATCAAGGAGAAGCAAGGCGAATACATTATCCTGGATCCTTTTAGTGTGGAAGAAGAGGTCAAGCACAAGGAGTACACAAAGTTTCCGCTTAAAACACAACGCGATCCATTAAAGTTCCCTGTCAACGAGCGATTAGCGGAGACGAAAGACAGTGAGTTGGAAGCTGTGCTCGAGGCGGCCAAACGTAAAGCTGCTGAGATAAAAGTCCTTGATCCACATTCCCTGACCAGAAAAAAACACGCTAAAAAGTCTAACGAGAAGTTAGGTGCATTGGGCAGTAAACCCAAAGTTACTTCAGGTCCTTCTGGTGCAAAGTCATATTCCACAGCCGCTAAGTCGACGGGCGGTGCAACCaagcctccgcctccgccaaTGGAATTGCCTCCTGGCACTCCGCCACCACAAACAAAGACCAAGTTTGGTCCACTTGCGGATGCGGATCGCATCTTCACAAATCTCTATGGACGTCACGATTGGCGTCTCAAGGAGGCAATGAAGCGCGGCGATTGGTACAAGACCCGCGAAATTGTGGAGAAGGGTTCGGCCTGGATCATCAACGAGGTGAAGACGTCCGGACTGCGTGGTCGGGGAGGAGCCGGTTTCCCAAGTGGGCTCAAATGGTCATTTATGAACAAGCCACCCGATGGCAGACCCAAGTTTCTGCTCGTCAATGCGGATGAAGGTGAACCAGGCACATGCAAGGATCGCGAGATACTGCGTCACGATCCGCACAAGTTGATTGAAGGTTGCCTGATTGCCGGCTGTGCGATGGGCGCCAACACGGGTTTCATCTACATTCGCGGCGAGTTCTTCAACGAGGCCTGCAATCTGCAATATGCCATCGTGGAGGCTTACAAGGCGGGATACCTGGGCAAGAATGCCTGCGGCTCTGGCTACGAGTTCGATCTCTATGTGCAACGTGGCGCTGGCGCTTATGTTTGTGGTGAGGAGACCTCGCTCATCGAATCGGTGGAGGGTAAGGCGGGTAAACCAAGAAACAAGCCGCCATTTCCCGCAGACATTGGCGTCTTTGGCTGCCCCTCGACGGTCACCAATGTGGagactgtggctgtggcacCGGCGATTTGTCGTCGCGGTGGCAAATGGTTTGCCAGCTTTGGACGCACTCGCAACTCGGGCACCAAGCTCTTCAACATCTCGGGACATGTGAACACACCTTGCACCTTTGAGGAGGAGATGTCAATGACGACACGTGAACTAATTGAGCGACACGCTGGCGGCGTCATTGGGGGCTGGGAGAACCTGTTGGCCATCATACCAGGCGGCTCCTCAACGCCGTGCATTACACAAAAGGATGCAGAGACATCCATACACGACTACGACGGCCTGATGGCAGTGAAATCCTCTCTCGGCACCGGTGCCATGATTGTGATGAACAAGAGCACGGACATCATCAAGGCGATTGCCCGCTTGGCTGCCTTTTACAAGCATGAAAGCTGTGGCCAGTGCACTCCATGTCGAGAGGGCCTCCACTGGGTGAATCTCATTATGCAGCGCTTTGTCACTGGCCGTGCTCAAGTCGGCGAGATTGATATGCTCTGGGAGCTAACCAAGCAGATCGAGGGACACACTATTTGTGCGCTGGGCGATGGCGCCGCTTGGCCGCCACAGGGACTCATTCGACACTTTCGTCCGGTCATCGAACAGCGCATTAAGGAGCGTGAGGCATGCGACAAAGCCGAAGCTGCCGCAAAGGCCCCCATAAATGTTTAA